Genomic DNA from Polyodon spathula isolate WHYD16114869_AA chromosome 8, ASM1765450v1, whole genome shotgun sequence:
aacaaaatgcaaagtgagtgaacagaagaaaaatctacatcaaatcaatatgtggtgtgaccacccttttccttcaaaacagcatcaattcttctaggtacacttgcacacagtttttgaaggaccTCGGctggtaggttggcccaaacatcttggagaactaaccacagttcttctgtggatttaggcagcctcagttgcttctctctcttcatgtaatcccagacagactcagagatcagggctctgtgggagccataccatcacttccaggactccttgttcttctttacgctgaagatagttcttaatgactttcgctgtatgtttgtggtggttgtcatgctgcagaataaatttggggccgatgagatgcctccctgatggtattgcatggtgGATAAGTAtgtgcctgtacttctcagcagtgaggagaccattaattctgaccaaatccccaactccatttgcagaaaagcaggaacctccaccatgcttcactgttgcctgcagacactcattcgtgtaccgctctccagcccttcggcgaacaaactgccttctgctacagccaaatatttcaaattttgactcatcagtccagagcacctgctgccatttttctgcaccccagttcctgtgttttcatgcatagttgagtcgcttggccttgtttccatgtcggaggtatggctttttggccacaagtcttccataaaggccacttctgaccagacttctccggacagtagatgggtgtaccagggtcccgctgttttctgccaattctgagctgatggcactgctggacatcttcgattgtgaagggaagtaagcatgatgtgtctttcatctgctgcagtaagtttccttggccgactactgcgtctacggtcctcagcattgcccgtttctttgtgcctaaaacttttgcacagtactgtgatatatatatatatatatatatatataatgtgtaaatAAGATgaattgaaattaatttaaaacgtAATTTGACAAACAGTACATTCTTCCTTCCAGTTCTAGCCTACATCAATGAAGCATTATTGATTTGTAGTAAAGCATTGTATTCATAGTTTGTCTTCTTTTGTAAATATACCATCACAATGTTTCAATAGTGCACCTACGACACCGTCAGCAAGATTTTGCTCCGTGAGCTTGCTTGACTGAATACCTTGAGCGTCTGCAACGTAGAAGTACTGCTGTTTGTGTCACACGATGTATTGCTTCATGCGAACCAATTGAACCTTCACTTCACAGCACTGTTTGCATCAAATGGTTCAAGACGGGTCGAAGAGGGTGAGGCTTTGTACCCATCACTAATGTTTTCATCTTGTACCTTTATTTTTTCACCTTTATCACAGATCTTAGTAGATGTGCATTCTGCAATCAGTTTcctaattaaatactgtatgtgtaataaTGAAACAATAATCGATTGAAAattctttattattcaaaagcaagaagcaaatgCAACTTCAGATATAATTAAAGACATACAGGCGCATAGGCCAGTACATAGTAATATATCTGCATTGagcaaactttatttttaatagttgaTTTATAACATgcaataggtaaatttcaaaacaaGTAACAACCCTAATCCCAACCTTAATTAATCACAAATAAGCCTGAGAAGCAAGCCACTAAAGGATCCACTAAGTAAAGCACATTAAACATGTTACTATGGCACCTTACTCCTTTATTAACCAGCCACAGATAATGCTCATATAGGGAAAGGAAACTCAATGAACCCCAGATTATAGGTCTCAAGGTTTTCTTTTGaacattaatttttgttttgtttcaataaaggtTTGTTCATTTATATTGGACAACAGATGATTTAGCATAAATGGGTTAGACTAAAACAAAAGCCATGAATGATTATGGATTTGAGGCATTTCATTTGATTTCTTATTCCTCCCCATATTCAGATTTAAGAGAAAACATCAAAACAGATGGATCCCCAAGACAGTGAATACGGGGCGGAGTTGTTCAATTTTTACTCTGGCTTATTTATATAGCCACACTGTTCTCCATGAGCGATGGACGCATGTAAATGTATTCTGTTTCAATGCCTTCATTACGATGGACTATTTCATTGTCAATCGTGTCCAGAGCCTTCTGGAATTCTGAAATCAGATCTACGGGTTCCTTCTCTGTGAAGCGTTTTTCCGGGTAGCACCCCAGTTTAACCTGTAAAAGAGAGGGTGCTCATTACAATGACATGAATTACATTACTACCAGGCCTGCAACTTGTTTACTTATGTTAACTACCACATCGGACTCTATTCTGTAAGTGAAGCAAACCTCTAAGAATGATGCAAAGCCCCTTTGTGCAGATTTTCTGGGGTCGAGAATCGATCGCAGTGGGTGCAAAGAGACGTTCAATTGATTCTGTAAACATGATTTAGCACTCATCGTGCACCACTGCGGTAACGCTTGGGATCGGTACTAATTTTGAGGTGTGGCGTTGTTAACATACAACGCTAACTTATCCTTTATGCTTTACTATGCCTGTGTACAATCAATAATCATATTAAATACAACCCCTGGTTTTATTGCTCAAgttatttttaatggaaaagaTAATGGGAATCTGTTATTTTAGATACACAAAGGAGCTGAGGAGAATCCTAATCATATCTGTTAAGCTCGTACGTGTATTATTTCATGTCACTGCGGGGGGAATGCTTGTTAATATTATAAAAAGTGAAACTCACAAAGTCACTAGACGGGCGGGTGAGCAGCCATACAGCAGCCAGACAGCTGACGGTGCTGCTGATATCCGCAATGCTTTCCAGGATGTCAGCCCTGGTGGTCTCCCCCTTCTTGGTGGGAGGAGGGTGTCGCAGGGTGGGACAGGCATTGGGCATCCAGGCACAAAAGTCAAACTGAGGGATACAGTGTGTGGTAGGATTATTTCACTAGTTCTATACATGCGGGGCCTCCTGTATAAACTTCTTTGAACTCCTGTATCTGAAATCTGTCCAGCACTACTGGTGAAAAGGATACAAGTTACCAATGTGGAAAAGATGGTTATAAGCTGGCTATAAGTGTAATACAACTGAATGTATGTCATACAAGATGTAATTTAGTTCAATATTTTCTGTTGTTTCTCTCCAAATGTCACACTACCACAAACAAGCCTAACCAGGAATCTTTCACAGCCACTCACTTACAGCATATCCAGTCATTAATAAGGGTGTGCAGGATTCAGATTTGAAAATGTGCGCTTGCATGTCACAGGAATACAGGACCAAACCAGAAGTGAGGGTAAAAACAAGAAAGCAGCAGAATTTAGAATGTTTAGCTCAGACCTCACCTGTCCATTGTTGACTGCATTGTGCTGCGCTGAACAGGTAAATAGGACCATGGTCAGAAACTTGTTCAGGTCATTAACAGTGCTGAATGAGTCTGGAATACCTGTAAGAGATGTTGCAACACACAATCAAACACTAACTTCATCATTATCAAAAGTGATGCTCTGCTAGGGATGACAGcactaaaaaacacatttgaaagaaaatCTGATTGAATGAAAACCTGCTAAACCAGTATTCCAACCTCACGATGCACATGTATACACATACCGGATCTTATTACTTTCACTACATTTAACTTTTCTTTCTTAGAAGAGGGAAATAAATCATCTATTGCCCACTGCTGCTTAGGTACTGATAAACTGAACAATATCTCACCAGACTCGATCCTTCCCTGGAAGCCCTCAAAAAAGATAGCTTTTATCCAGCTCTGCAGCTCTGTGTCTTCACACACATCACTGTCATTTGGGTAGTAATGGTGAAGCAGGCCCTTCACAAACCTGACAGGAAGAAAATAATAACCAGTAAGTCCAATTGATCCAATTATGTAATCGAGGgcaaagttggaacaaaagccaggaaggaccggaattgcccacccctgccctatttgcatatatatatataatttgagacaTGTGCTTTGGACTTTATGGGCCTGTTCATGCAATAGTCAGCATTTTGTGAAAGGGAGACCTACACACAGAAACGAATGGGGCTGCGTGTCAATAGTTAAAATGAAATGGATATATACCTGTTCATATGAAATAcagcaattacatttaaaaccaatacGTTTCACATTAACAGGGAATGTATACATTCAATAAAACTGTGGTGGTTTCAGTGTTTAACTTCGGTTTAACCAAAATGCAGATGAGGTAACACTGATATTCGTAGTGCTGGTCATGTTGTCACGGACGAAGATTGGCCGAGCGGGGCTTAACCCATAGCTGTGTTTGTGCTTCTCATCTGAGTGAAACTCTCCAATTTCATGTGTTCATCCAATATGAGTGACAGAATCTCGCACATGGGGGAATAGCGGCATAAAAAATGCACACAGCGCATGACACAGAGAAGAAAAGATGAAGAGGAAGGAGAAAGCGGGAGCAGCTTTAGAaaacataccaaaacaaaaaaaagatgagtGAGCCAGGGCCATggaacagaccccccccccccccccccccccccacaggcaaacaataaacaaataaatagatccGTCTCTTGTCTAGATCTCGCTTATATTTCATGAACAAGcttgtgtaaataatgtgtatatgttttgttttgtctggcaGGGAAGTTGTTATTACAAGCCTATTCTCAGTATATGTTTCGTTTTGTCTGGCAGGGAAGTTGTTATTACAAGCCTATTCTCAGTATATGTTTCGTTTTGTCTGGCAGGGAAGTTGTTATTACAAGCCTATTCTCAGTATATGTTTCGTTTTGTCTGGCAGGGAAGTTGTTATTACAAGCCTATTCTCAGCTGCTGCTGACTTGGTGTTGATGATACATTTTTCATTAGGCCTGTTTTGGAAAttacaaaaaagtatttgcatCCCCTTACCATAGTATAACAACGTCATCACTACATCGcttgcatttattttaacatctgATCAAATTAGGGTCTTAAGAGTCTTTATTAACCATGCAAATATGCTTGAGTGAACAGTCAGTAGAAAGGGTTAAGAATGAAGATCACAGTATAGTAACACACAGATAAAAGGTTGTTTATATGCACATTAGCAGGGTGAAGATAATGGCTGCATGTTTACATATCTCAGGTGTACAGTTTGCTGGCAGTCTCACCCGCTGATCGCAGCCCACAGTTTAAGGCCATCGTCTCTGTAGTAATAACCGGGTATGTCTTGAAGCCCACGAGCTGTAATGTCTTCTGGCAGACAGAGGGAGCTATAGGTCAGGGATGCTTGAGCTTTCTGCAACACTATGATCTTTCCTTTTCCTCCAGTGCTGAATCCCTAGTTCAGAATTAAATCAtgttcaaaacaattacattactgtagttttattttttttcatacattttctcaGGTATTTATTCTCAGTTTAGGGCTGCATTTATCAGTTTTTGCTATAAAAACACCTTACACTGGAAAGACCTCAATTTGCTATGCGTTCCAGAGGTTGCCATGTGGTAAATTGCGCTCTGCTTTCTTGTATTTTCAGTGTTCATTTGAATTATTTAGTgcagattttaaatgatgtatgcTGACAGTGCAGAAAGGTTCCCTGGCATACTCTCCTGTACGGATTGctggtttgtgtgtttgtgcattttccttttaatacaatttaaaattaagattttgTACACAACAACAGTCTGGAGAATTTTTAGTTAACCAGTTTGATACTGTAGGTGTGGGAAAAAACCCAACCAACAAAATTACTGGATGTAAAAAGACATAACTACGGTGGCCCGAAAGGGCaaggggaacattttaaaaaagtggtgcGCAAAACTAAAAAAGTAGTGCGCAACATTTCCGAGAATAGTGGAGAAACTTAAAAACAAGTGTGCCGGAAATAAAAACGACAATGACTTCCGGCACACTTTTTCAtttaaccactttttttaaatgttcacctTGCCCTTCAGGGCCACCGTACAGAACAGACATTCCTGATTATTTTCCTGATAACTCTACCCCCACAAGGTGGCAGGAAAGTTGCAGCTATTCTCTGTATTCCATCAAGAACAAGGCAGATTCATTTTTCCAGTTGCATGCCTTGACTACCTTTTCCAAAGCGAGGCAATGGGATGCAATTTGGATCACTGCATGAGGTGAACAGAAAGGACAC
This window encodes:
- the LOC121319184 gene encoding hydroperoxide isomerase ALOXE3-like isoform X3; translation: MLECCDCSDTWKSMEHIEKYFNVFKTDMSACVHDHWKEDDFFGYQYLNGTNPVLIKQCKQIPANFPVTNHMVSGFLESNSLQEEMEKGNIFLVDYQLLEDVPANTINGHTQYIPAPLCLLYKDPHNKLKPIAIQLKQTEDLENPIFLPNDNEEDWLLAKIYVRSADFNYFELVTHLLRTHLMAEVFCMATFRELPSVHPLCKLLTPHMRYTLQINIMARNQLLGPGGIFDKGFSTGGKGKIIVLQKAQASLTYSSLCLPEDITARGLQDIPGYYYRDDGLKLWAAISGFVKGLLHHYYPNDSDVCEDTELQSWIKAIFFEGFQGRIESGIPDSFSTVNDLNKFLTMVLFTCSAQHNAVNNGQFDFCAWMPNACPTLRHPPPTKKGETTRADILESIADISSTVSCLAAVWLLTRPSSDFVKLGCYPEKRFTEKEPVDLISEFQKALDTIDNEIVHRNEGIETEYIYMRPSLMENSVAI